In Sphingomonas panacisoli, one genomic interval encodes:
- a CDS encoding response regulator, translated as MEPTDGKTTVLVVEDETLVRMYSVGILEDAGFAVLEAESADEALIILDQHGEVRLLFSDVDMPGSMDGLALARLVHQRWPHIHLLLTSGHHHLQSAVIPDDGQFVRKPWSDKILIDKIASVLKQ; from the coding sequence ATGGAACCCACCGACGGCAAGACGACCGTGTTGGTCGTGGAGGACGAAACCCTCGTTCGCATGTACAGCGTTGGCATCCTCGAGGACGCCGGGTTTGCCGTGCTCGAAGCCGAGAGCGCCGATGAGGCACTGATAATTCTCGATCAGCATGGCGAAGTGCGCCTGCTTTTTTCAGATGTCGACATGCCGGGAAGTATGGACGGCCTGGCACTAGCGCGGCTGGTTCACCAACGATGGCCCCATATCCACTTGCTACTGACCTCTGGGCATCACCACTTGCAGAGCGCCGTTATCCCGGACGATGGACAGTTCGTGCGCAAACCGTGGTCTGACAAAATCTTGATCGATAAGATTGCGAGCGTTCTCAAACAGTAA
- a CDS encoding PAS domain-containing sensor histidine kinase: MSDSGASSDESVEAAVDFEDLFESAPCGYLSTDKDGRIIRANKTFASWTGFTTETLARKRLSDLLTVGGRIFYETHFAPMLHIQGSFSEVALDILTSQGRKIPVIVNAVERRDSAGRPAFIRFTLFIAADRRTYELGLLESRDAAQATVVAERADSELREQFIAVLGHDLRNPLAAIASGVRILEREKLSERARRVLSLMDGSVVRAAGLIDNVLDFARGRLGGGITLLRDADEPLEPILRQVVAELRAIAPTQVVDAQYNIDEPVNCDRVRIGQLLSNLVGNALTHGAKDQPVRIEATTTPETLVIMVANGGAPIPAEARPRLFHPFERGDDRIQHQGLGLGLHIASEIAKAHHGTLTVTSDETETRFTFAMPLKVSPI, encoded by the coding sequence TTGTCTGACAGCGGCGCATCATCGGATGAGTCCGTCGAAGCGGCAGTCGACTTCGAGGATTTGTTCGAAAGCGCCCCCTGCGGATACCTCTCAACCGACAAAGACGGCCGAATTATTCGGGCGAACAAAACGTTCGCTTCCTGGACGGGCTTCACAACCGAGACGCTCGCGAGAAAACGACTGTCCGATCTGCTCACAGTTGGTGGGCGCATCTTCTACGAAACCCACTTCGCGCCGATGCTTCACATTCAGGGGAGTTTCAGCGAGGTAGCACTCGACATTCTGACGTCCCAAGGGCGCAAAATCCCGGTTATCGTCAACGCAGTCGAACGACGGGACAGCGCCGGGCGCCCTGCGTTCATCCGCTTTACGTTGTTCATTGCGGCCGATCGCCGCACGTATGAGCTGGGCCTGCTGGAATCACGAGACGCCGCCCAGGCGACCGTTGTCGCCGAACGCGCGGATTCTGAACTTCGGGAGCAGTTCATCGCCGTATTGGGGCACGATCTGCGCAACCCGTTGGCCGCCATCGCTAGTGGGGTGCGCATTCTGGAGCGCGAGAAGTTAAGCGAACGGGCGCGCAGGGTGCTGTCGCTCATGGACGGCAGTGTGGTGCGTGCGGCCGGCCTAATTGACAATGTGCTCGACTTTGCCCGGGGGCGCCTCGGCGGTGGCATCACACTGCTCCGTGATGCGGATGAGCCACTGGAACCCATTCTCCGCCAGGTTGTCGCCGAACTCCGGGCAATCGCGCCTACCCAGGTCGTCGATGCCCAATACAATATCGACGAGCCAGTGAACTGCGATCGCGTCAGGATCGGTCAGCTATTGTCCAATCTCGTGGGCAATGCATTAACGCATGGCGCGAAAGACCAGCCTGTTCGGATCGAAGCGACAACGACGCCCGAGACGCTGGTCATCATGGTTGCGAACGGCGGTGCACCCATTCCCGCGGAAGCGCGGCCTCGCTTGTTTCATCCGTTTGAGCGAGGTGACGATCGGATCCAGCATCAAGGGTTGGGTCTGGGTCTGCATATCGCCTCTGAAATCGCGAAGGCGCATCATGGCACCTTGACCGTAACGTCTGACGAAACGGAGACGCGATTTACTTTCGCCATGCCGCTAAAGGTCTCGCCGATTTAA
- a CDS encoding alpha/beta fold hydrolase — protein sequence MDDAASASGNAAIIARLNARVSGDGLRTMVFAHGFGCDQNMWRYVMPAFEDRFRTVVFDYVGAGGSDISSYDVAKYASLDGYADDLIALARALGVRGGVFVGHSVSAMIGVIAARRAPELFADLVLVGPSPRYIDDGDYVGGFSQDQILELLEFLDSNHMGWSQTMAPVIMANPDRPELAEELTNSFCRTDPEIAKRFARTTFLSDNRADLGPIDARVLILQCRDDSIAPVAVGQFVHDAIPGSELVMLNATGHCPNLSAPDETTAAIAAFV from the coding sequence TTGGACGACGCTGCAAGCGCGTCTGGAAACGCGGCGATTATCGCCCGACTGAATGCGCGCGTCAGCGGCGATGGCCTGCGGACGATGGTTTTTGCGCACGGCTTTGGCTGCGACCAAAATATGTGGCGATATGTCATGCCGGCGTTCGAGGACCGGTTCCGGACGGTCGTGTTCGACTACGTGGGCGCCGGAGGGTCCGACATCTCGTCCTATGACGTTGCGAAATATGCGTCACTCGACGGCTATGCCGATGACCTTATCGCACTTGCCCGCGCTCTCGGCGTTCGCGGCGGCGTCTTCGTCGGCCATTCGGTCAGCGCGATGATCGGCGTTATCGCTGCTCGGCGGGCGCCCGAACTCTTTGCGGATCTCGTGCTGGTCGGGCCTTCGCCGCGGTATATCGACGACGGGGATTATGTCGGCGGTTTCAGTCAGGATCAGATCCTGGAACTGCTGGAATTTCTCGACAGCAATCACATGGGCTGGTCGCAAACGATGGCGCCCGTGATCATGGCAAATCCGGATCGCCCCGAATTGGCGGAAGAGTTGACGAACAGCTTTTGCCGGACCGACCCGGAAATCGCCAAGCGCTTCGCGAGGACGACGTTCCTGTCAGACAATCGGGCCGATCTCGGACCGATCGATGCGCGCGTTCTCATCCTCCAGTGTCGCGATGACTCGATCGCGCCGGTTGCGGTCGGACAATTCGTGCATGACGCGATACCGGGCAGCGAGTTGGTCATGCTCAACGCGACCGGTCATTGTCCAAACCTGAGCGCACCAGACGAGACGACTGCTGCGATCGCAGCCTTTGTCTGA
- a CDS encoding winged helix-turn-helix domain-containing protein, with product MTDISIIELARIADFRLGPLMVKPSLRQMMLESGEEEIVEPRVMQVLVALARAEGAIVSRSDLSASCWENRIVGDDAINRVLSRLRRIQDGVGRGAFRIETITKIGYRLLRPDEVNTIKTLSAPIAAEVVTALPINSSTTPKRQRPLWAWIAAAALIVATSVGIALLAIRITATSRPTRIAVLPFDVISNDPTAQGFAKALNEQIVTGLNSSEIPAVSSSDAAALRGPGAADRIEALGVALTFDGSVRNDGKTISIQVHVNDPVQHVSIWSRSDQGDVASLDALRTRVTRTVVSVLACSNRALKKNGLTDAALLGRYLRVCDLFVNEGDAANPGATFELLDDLRVLTRNAPGFVAAHSDLAKFEAYLAPLFPSDQAAMMRKESGAEAARALELEPNSPDAYLAQEMALPPTQWAKREELLRRGIAIDPDWPHTNGFLAQLLLETGRLRESTTYSAHAAAADLQIDWRPAAAWMMCSAGSTGDTIDDLRGRLAAAPGDTRLQWSLRECLVDSGRFEEAKAVFATPLPPKPYVTASSLMDRLIAAMISKSAGDRDAARRDALALAAQPGPYRMGDAIQALALLGFLDDAFDVASNYRPGYPMTGHTVFLFDGRTAAMRRDPRFMPLMVKLGLAGFWRTSGKWPDYCSDPGLPYNCKAEVARLVGKN from the coding sequence GTGACCGACATTTCAATCATCGAACTGGCGCGTATTGCCGACTTCAGGCTGGGACCCCTGATGGTCAAGCCCTCGCTTCGGCAGATGATGCTCGAAAGCGGCGAGGAGGAGATCGTCGAGCCTCGCGTGATGCAAGTGCTCGTGGCGCTTGCACGCGCCGAGGGCGCGATTGTCAGCCGCTCCGATTTATCAGCTTCTTGCTGGGAAAACCGGATTGTCGGAGATGACGCGATCAATCGCGTTTTGTCGCGCTTGCGGCGGATTCAAGACGGGGTTGGTCGCGGCGCTTTCCGGATCGAGACGATCACCAAAATTGGCTATCGGCTACTGCGACCGGATGAGGTAAACACCATCAAGACCTTGTCAGCACCGATCGCGGCGGAAGTCGTTACGGCGCTCCCGATCAACAGTTCGACAACGCCGAAGCGACAACGCCCTCTATGGGCGTGGATCGCGGCCGCTGCGCTTATCGTCGCGACGAGTGTTGGCATTGCACTGCTCGCAATCCGCATCACCGCTACTTCCCGACCCACGCGGATCGCAGTCCTGCCGTTCGACGTTATCAGTAACGATCCGACCGCGCAGGGCTTTGCCAAGGCGCTCAACGAGCAGATCGTTACCGGGCTAAATAGCAGTGAGATTCCGGCAGTTTCGTCGTCCGACGCAGCCGCTCTGCGAGGGCCGGGTGCCGCGGATCGCATCGAGGCGCTAGGCGTCGCCTTGACGTTTGACGGCAGCGTGCGGAACGACGGCAAGACGATCAGCATTCAGGTACACGTCAACGATCCCGTTCAGCATGTCTCGATCTGGAGCCGCAGTGACCAAGGCGATGTCGCATCTCTTGACGCATTACGGACTCGAGTGACCCGCACCGTAGTAAGCGTCCTTGCCTGTTCGAACCGCGCGCTGAAAAAGAATGGACTGACCGACGCCGCGCTTCTGGGCCGTTATCTTCGCGTATGCGACCTGTTTGTAAACGAAGGCGATGCCGCGAACCCTGGGGCAACGTTCGAATTGCTCGACGACTTGCGCGTCCTGACCCGCAATGCGCCCGGCTTCGTGGCAGCGCACAGCGATCTTGCCAAGTTCGAGGCCTATCTCGCCCCCCTCTTCCCATCTGATCAAGCCGCCATGATGCGTAAGGAAAGTGGTGCCGAGGCTGCGCGCGCGCTAGAACTCGAGCCCAATTCTCCCGATGCTTATCTCGCTCAGGAGATGGCGTTGCCGCCGACTCAATGGGCGAAGCGCGAGGAGTTGCTCCGCAGGGGGATTGCGATCGATCCCGACTGGCCGCACACTAATGGATTTCTCGCTCAACTGTTGCTCGAAACAGGGCGTCTGCGCGAGTCGACAACCTATAGTGCGCACGCCGCTGCTGCGGATTTGCAGATCGACTGGCGACCAGCTGCCGCCTGGATGATGTGCAGTGCGGGCTCAACGGGCGATACGATTGACGATCTTAGGGGACGGCTCGCTGCCGCGCCTGGCGATACTCGCCTTCAATGGTCGTTACGCGAATGCTTAGTGGATTCCGGCCGGTTTGAGGAGGCGAAAGCAGTTTTTGCAACTCCCCTACCGCCGAAGCCGTACGTGACCGCCAGCAGCCTTATGGATCGGCTGATCGCCGCGATGATCTCCAAGTCAGCGGGCGACCGTGACGCGGCGCGGCGTGATGCGCTAGCGCTAGCGGCGCAGCCGGGACCTTACCGGATGGGCGACGCGATCCAAGCGCTCGCGCTTCTCGGTTTCCTCGATGACGCGTTCGACGTGGCCTCGAACTATCGACCCGGTTATCCGATGACCGGGCATACGGTGTTCCTGTTCGATGGGCGGACCGCGGCAATGCGACGAGATCCGCGCTTTATGCCGCTGATGGTGAAGCTTGGCCTCGCTGGCTTTTGGCGAACGTCGGGCAAGTGGCCGGACTATTGTTCGGATCCCGGCCTTCCTTACAACTGCAAAGCCGAGGTCGCGCGGTTGGTCGGAAAGAACTGA
- a CDS encoding UrcA family protein, with protein sequence MIKIALVAVSLTFIAAPAIAKDGNWQVGNDQIHIVYSGIDTNTVAGRAALLARVESSAAKLCDFKTVRIEQRECIRSVVADAAVNARNNVLTLAMSERQATTLALR encoded by the coding sequence ATGATCAAGATCGCCCTCGTCGCCGTTTCGTTGACCTTTATTGCGGCTCCGGCCATTGCAAAGGATGGCAACTGGCAGGTTGGCAACGATCAAATTCACATCGTTTACAGCGGCATCGACACCAACACTGTCGCTGGCCGCGCGGCGCTACTAGCGCGCGTCGAGAGTTCAGCTGCCAAGCTCTGCGACTTCAAGACCGTCCGCATTGAACAACGCGAATGCATCCGTTCAGTCGTGGCCGACGCCGCGGTAAATGCGCGCAACAATGTTCTGACCCTCGCGATGAGCGAACGCCAGGCGACCACGCTCGCTTTGCGCTGA
- a CDS encoding DUF6894 family protein, translated as MPHYFFDLHNHVSAVDNEGADHADHNAAIAHATLSARRIMADDIVRLGELDRRHWIEIRHGTDDWRYRVLFGDCIRVLP; from the coding sequence GTGCCCCACTATTTCTTCGACTTGCACAACCACGTTAGCGCGGTCGACAATGAAGGGGCGGATCATGCTGACCACAATGCCGCAATCGCGCACGCAACATTGAGCGCGCGGAGGATAATGGCTGACGACATCGTTCGTCTGGGCGAGCTGGATCGCCGACATTGGATCGAGATAAGACATGGCACGGACGACTGGCGGTACCGCGTGCTATTCGGCGACTGCATACGAGTTCTGCCCTAG
- a CDS encoding Crp/Fnr family transcriptional regulator yields the protein MSSPIGTKLRAFGQVPSSDVDDLEVLFDQFRSFRPASRLVSEGDRPDFVLAIGEGWAARCKFMRDGGRQITDILLPGDILTLSAGTKSPLDFGIYSLSEMKCAFVPYEAYRAFLHGRPEIENAVQRSALADEGLMRAAVIRLGRQDAFQRVGHFFCETWCRAANVDLIVAGSLPLPLTQSDVGDIVGLTAVHVNRTLRVLREQGLLEWQGRELRIPDLQRLAGQVGYRASMPCEPMEKVAA from the coding sequence ATGAGCTCGCCAATAGGAACTAAACTGCGGGCGTTTGGGCAGGTGCCATCTTCGGACGTCGATGACCTGGAAGTGTTGTTCGATCAGTTTCGTTCCTTCCGACCAGCCAGTAGGCTCGTTAGTGAAGGCGACCGACCCGACTTCGTACTCGCAATCGGTGAAGGCTGGGCCGCGCGCTGCAAATTTATGCGCGACGGCGGTCGTCAGATTACAGACATCTTACTCCCTGGAGACATCTTGACTCTCAGTGCGGGGACGAAGTCACCTCTAGATTTCGGCATTTACTCTTTGTCAGAGATGAAATGTGCTTTCGTACCGTACGAAGCTTATCGCGCTTTTCTGCACGGCCGGCCTGAAATTGAGAATGCAGTTCAGCGCTCCGCGCTTGCCGATGAAGGTCTAATGCGCGCGGCGGTCATTCGTCTCGGTAGACAAGACGCCTTTCAGCGTGTGGGTCACTTTTTTTGCGAGACTTGGTGTCGCGCTGCCAATGTCGACCTGATTGTGGCCGGCAGTCTTCCTCTACCTCTCACGCAAAGTGATGTCGGAGACATTGTCGGTCTCACCGCGGTCCACGTGAATAGAACGCTTCGGGTTTTGCGCGAGCAAGGTTTGCTCGAATGGCAGGGCCGAGAATTGCGTATTCCAGATTTACAGCGTCTGGCGGGGCAAGTTGGATATAGGGCTTCGATGCCCTGCGAGCCAATGGAGAAGGTCGCCGCCTGA
- a CDS encoding catalase: protein MSNTVKSTGDGGETHQQAAGETPVLTTNHGVAISDNQNSLKSGARGPTLLEDFVLREKIFHFDHERIPERIVHARGSGAHGVFEATDDISDLSKAALFTKGEKTEVFVRFSTVAGGAGSVDTPRDVRGFAVKFYTREGNWDLVGNNIPVFFIQDAIKFPDLVHSVKMEANSGYPQAGSAHDTFWDFASLTPETTHMLFWAMSDRTLPRSLRMMEGFGVHTFKLVNDGGKASFVKFHWRPKLGIQSTIWDEALKLQAADNDYHRRDLFEAIDTGAFPEWELAIQVFDQEFADAQPYDVLDATKLIPEEDVPLRVIGNLTLNRNVDNFFAETEQVAFLPTNIVPGIDFSNDPLLQGRLFSYLDTQKSRLGTTNFHQIPVNAPRCPFGNFQRDGMMQTLVPKGRANYEPNSLADHGEDGGPRESAEKGFATTNATTEPEETGEKLRVRAELFADHYSQARLFLKSQTESEQAHIASSFVFELSKVGQLDQVPPRMVANLRNVDEDFAKRVADGLGIALPKKTTAAREPVDMAPSDALSIHKKMKETLEGRAVGILIADGTDAGALKSLVAAVTKAKGKAVIVAPKVGGAKLSDGTTQKADAQLAGAPSQIFDAVAVVLSEDGCTALLKEGAAVQWAMDAFGHLKAIGATEEAGPLLDKAGIEPDAGVTGLDGAFVTAAAKRYYDREPKLRTLA from the coding sequence ATGTCCAATACCGTGAAGAGCACCGGCGACGGTGGTGAAACGCACCAGCAGGCCGCTGGCGAAACGCCCGTACTAACGACCAATCATGGCGTCGCAATTTCCGACAACCAGAACAGTCTGAAGAGCGGCGCGCGCGGACCGACGCTGCTCGAGGATTTCGTTCTTCGCGAGAAGATCTTCCATTTCGATCACGAGCGTATTCCCGAGCGGATCGTGCATGCCCGTGGATCGGGCGCGCACGGCGTATTCGAGGCTACCGACGACATATCCGACCTGTCGAAGGCGGCCCTGTTCACCAAGGGTGAAAAGACCGAGGTCTTCGTCCGCTTCTCGACCGTCGCGGGCGGTGCAGGATCGGTCGATACCCCGCGGGACGTGCGCGGGTTCGCGGTCAAATTTTACACGCGCGAAGGCAATTGGGATCTGGTCGGCAACAACATCCCAGTGTTCTTCATTCAGGACGCGATCAAGTTTCCGGATCTAGTCCATTCGGTGAAGATGGAGGCGAACAGCGGCTATCCGCAGGCAGGATCGGCACACGACACGTTCTGGGATTTCGCCTCCCTGACGCCCGAGACGACCCACATGCTGTTCTGGGCGATGTCCGATCGCACGCTGCCGCGGTCGCTGCGCATGATGGAAGGGTTCGGAGTCCACACCTTCAAGCTGGTCAACGACGGCGGCAAGGCAAGTTTCGTCAAGTTCCACTGGCGGCCCAAGCTCGGCATCCAGTCGACGATCTGGGACGAGGCGCTGAAGCTCCAGGCTGCCGACAACGACTATCACCGCCGCGATCTGTTCGAGGCGATCGACACCGGCGCGTTTCCGGAATGGGAACTGGCGATTCAGGTGTTCGACCAGGAGTTCGCCGACGCGCAGCCCTATGACGTGCTCGATGCGACCAAACTGATCCCCGAGGAAGACGTGCCGCTGCGCGTGATCGGCAATCTGACGCTCAACCGCAACGTCGACAATTTCTTTGCCGAGACCGAGCAGGTAGCGTTCCTGCCGACCAACATTGTGCCCGGCATCGACTTCTCGAACGACCCGCTGCTCCAGGGTCGCCTGTTCAGCTACCTGGACACGCAGAAGTCGCGGCTCGGCACGACCAATTTTCACCAGATCCCGGTCAACGCACCGCGCTGCCCGTTCGGCAATTTCCAGCGCGACGGGATGATGCAGACGTTGGTTCCGAAAGGCCGCGCCAATTACGAACCCAACAGCCTCGCCGATCATGGCGAGGATGGCGGACCGCGTGAGAGCGCCGAGAAAGGCTTCGCGACGACCAACGCGACCACTGAGCCTGAGGAAACCGGCGAAAAGCTGCGCGTCCGCGCCGAATTGTTCGCCGACCATTACAGCCAGGCGCGGCTGTTCCTCAAATCGCAGACCGAAAGCGAACAGGCGCACATCGCGTCGTCGTTCGTGTTCGAATTGTCGAAGGTCGGCCAGCTCGATCAGGTGCCGCCGCGGATGGTCGCGAACCTGCGCAACGTCGACGAGGATTTCGCCAAGCGCGTCGCCGATGGCCTCGGCATTGCCTTGCCCAAAAAAACGACGGCCGCACGCGAGCCGGTTGATATGGCGCCATCCGACGCGCTGTCGATCCACAAGAAGATGAAGGAGACGCTGGAAGGTCGCGCCGTTGGCATTTTGATCGCTGACGGCACTGACGCGGGCGCGCTGAAGTCGCTTGTCGCGGCGGTGACCAAAGCGAAGGGCAAGGCGGTGATCGTCGCGCCCAAGGTCGGCGGTGCGAAGCTCTCCGACGGAACGACGCAGAAGGCGGACGCTCAGCTTGCAGGGGCACCATCGCAGATTTTCGATGCGGTAGCGGTAGTGCTGTCGGAAGACGGCTGCACAGCGCTGCTCAAGGAAGGAGCCGCGGTGCAATGGGCGATGGACGCGTTCGGTCACCTGAAGGCGATCGGCGCGACTGAGGAAGCTGGGCCGTTGCTCGACAAGGCCGGGATCGAACCCGACGCCGGCGTGACGGGGCTCGATGGCGCGTTCGTCACAGCTGCCGCGAAGCGGTACTACGATCGCGAACCCAAGCTGCGGACGCTGGCTTGA
- a CDS encoding FAD/NAD(P)-binding protein, whose translation MHALLNEASGAFAVTIFEEQSKAGLGTPYRPGWNDPAMLSNIASLEIPPLGETLVDWLRRQPHDRLVARGVDPDAIDERAFYPRLMLGDYFYDRFNAMVAAARQRGACVDVRTRCRVTDIASETDGMLLTIRPRHGAVSEERFDYAVLATGHQWPDDPEVRPGYFLSPWPASALARIPPSSVGIRGSSLTAIDAVVALAVAHGEFIEDGEDGLRYAPAADTDALDITMMSRKGLLPEADFFHPLPYEPLSACTPEAVERLIASGEDDLLDPSFALFKEELANADPAYARKTGLPDLALEDFCERYFADRTETDPFEWARTNLKEAQANQAKRFTVPWRYAILRMHEVMALLVPHLNEVDFQRFTRQFKPIFVDDYATVPHESIKRLLALHGAGKLAIAAIGDGYRIDSRGDESGAVLMLDGERRHFPVFIEATGERPLAAKDFPFPSLRRQGIVRDAEPASSGKAVRGIVIDDEFHPLADDGPADRLFCLSLPFLLGRHPFIQGITSSHEMGEIVGKELAAALFRSGTAQQADEEPV comes from the coding sequence TTGCACGCGCTGCTGAACGAGGCATCGGGGGCGTTTGCTGTGACGATCTTCGAAGAGCAGTCAAAGGCGGGGCTCGGCACTCCTTACCGGCCGGGGTGGAACGACCCCGCGATGTTGTCCAACATCGCCAGTCTGGAAATCCCGCCGCTTGGTGAGACGCTGGTCGACTGGCTTCGTCGCCAGCCGCACGATCGGTTGGTGGCGCGCGGGGTCGATCCCGATGCGATCGACGAGCGCGCCTTTTATCCACGGCTGATGCTGGGCGACTATTTCTATGATCGGTTCAACGCGATGGTCGCTGCGGCGAGGCAGCGCGGCGCGTGTGTTGATGTGCGGACACGATGTCGCGTCACGGATATCGCCAGCGAAACCGACGGCATGCTGCTGACGATCCGTCCCCGTCACGGTGCCGTCAGCGAAGAGCGGTTCGATTATGCCGTTCTGGCAACCGGCCATCAATGGCCCGATGATCCCGAAGTTCGCCCCGGCTATTTTCTCAGTCCCTGGCCCGCCTCCGCACTCGCCCGCATCCCGCCGAGCTCGGTCGGTATTCGCGGCTCATCGCTCACCGCGATCGATGCCGTGGTCGCCCTCGCTGTTGCGCACGGTGAGTTCATTGAGGATGGCGAGGACGGGCTGCGCTATGCGCCGGCGGCCGATACCGACGCGCTCGACATCACGATGATGTCGCGCAAGGGCCTTCTGCCCGAGGCCGACTTTTTCCACCCCCTCCCTTATGAACCGCTGTCCGCCTGCACGCCGGAAGCCGTCGAGCGATTGATCGCCAGCGGTGAAGACGATCTGCTCGATCCTTCATTTGCTTTATTCAAAGAGGAACTCGCCAACGCTGATCCGGCCTATGCGCGTAAGACCGGCTTGCCCGATCTCGCGCTCGAGGACTTTTGCGAACGGTATTTTGCCGATCGGACGGAAACCGACCCGTTCGAATGGGCCCGCACCAATCTGAAGGAAGCGCAGGCCAACCAGGCGAAGCGCTTCACGGTGCCGTGGCGCTACGCGATCCTGCGCATGCACGAGGTCATGGCGCTACTCGTCCCGCACCTGAACGAAGTCGATTTCCAGCGCTTCACGCGACAGTTCAAACCGATCTTCGTCGACGACTATGCAACCGTTCCGCATGAATCGATCAAACGTCTGCTCGCCCTCCATGGGGCCGGCAAACTCGCCATCGCGGCAATCGGTGACGGCTATCGCATCGACAGTCGCGGCGATGAGAGCGGCGCCGTGCTGATGCTCGACGGCGAGCGCCGGCACTTTCCGGTGTTTATCGAGGCCACGGGCGAACGGCCGCTGGCGGCAAAGGACTTTCCCTTTCCATCACTACGCCGGCAGGGGATCGTGCGCGACGCCGAACCGGCATCGTCGGGCAAGGCGGTGCGTGGGATCGTGATCGATGACGAATTCCACCCACTGGCCGACGATGGCCCCGCCGATCGGCTGTTCTGCCTCAGCCTGCCTTTCCTGCTCGGCCGACACCCCTTCATCCAAGGAATCACCAGCTCGCACGAAATGGGCGAGATTGTCGGAAAGGAGCTTGCGGCCGCCCTCTTTCGTTCGGGGACAGCACAGCAGGCAGATGAGGAACCCGTATGA
- a CDS encoding DUF1543 domain-containing protein produces MKLFAIYVGGELPGANIELHDMRFVAAPSMTKTHDTLRRQWWGAPASLHIDCWAQIDHADGYDVALRPQPYGGPERLYYVNLGGYDRSHFTEQHKNMFVVARSIGEAKQRALAAASGWDMPHRDDMYEAEQAFALDEHIGEQRLYIHLARRDEQRPLRFTCEYKPIGTKAKA; encoded by the coding sequence ATGAAGCTGTTTGCGATCTATGTCGGAGGCGAGCTGCCGGGCGCCAATATCGAGCTGCACGACATGCGCTTCGTAGCGGCTCCATCCATGACCAAGACGCATGACACCCTGCGTCGGCAATGGTGGGGCGCACCAGCAAGCCTGCATATCGACTGCTGGGCGCAGATCGATCATGCCGATGGCTACGATGTCGCACTCCGGCCGCAGCCCTACGGTGGCCCGGAGCGGCTCTATTACGTCAATCTCGGGGGTTATGATCGTTCCCACTTCACCGAACAGCACAAGAATATGTTCGTCGTCGCGCGCTCAATAGGGGAAGCCAAGCAGCGGGCGTTGGCAGCGGCGAGCGGCTGGGACATGCCGCACCGCGACGACATGTACGAGGCTGAGCAGGCCTTCGCGCTCGACGAGCATATCGGCGAACAGCGGCTCTATATTCATTTGGCGCGAAGGGACGAGCAACGGCCTCTTCGCTTTACGTGCGAATACAAGCCGATCGGCACGAAGGCGAAAGCATGA